From Bifidobacterium longum subsp. longum JCM 1217, one genomic window encodes:
- a CDS encoding ABC transporter permease produces MFVLSNAWRALTRSKGRTALTAFITLAVTFGTVAGLAIIQEDTNAHTTAYDQQKATLAIRPTAATWKKVSATDSASTKHYMTWTSYTEYATLVQSATNSLNFTVTETVPARVSGDLKALDGGSLGSASDDETGGQLIWRAFWTKDSAKASDLGTFEIVDGKDLSYNNQSSNPNTTGALVSEAFASANNLKVGDTLEVAAASDAKTTAKLKVRGIYKYTSESAVANPVTAARNRENAIFTNYQTFAKAGLDPQSTDKTVSGWAVPDLDVVFDAGDSATYKSLVSTLKKSKLPAKGYEFSSPSLESYNASLEPLDTLSSRAKTGTIVLVAVGGVLLLILVLSGVWASKRDDEIGMALVSGVTRGRLGWQFMLEVFIVTLPFYVIGLVGGAFAAKPIGPALASGHAIPVTSDLIWTMVWYGLGSILILAILAALRLAFFSANKLFAADGDWGTVSETNKTTTTTDDAEAQA; encoded by the coding sequence ATGTTCGTCCTCAGCAACGCCTGGCGGGCCCTGACACGTTCTAAAGGACGTACGGCCCTGACCGCGTTCATCACCTTGGCGGTCACCTTCGGCACAGTCGCCGGACTGGCCATCATTCAAGAAGATACCAACGCACACACCACCGCGTACGATCAGCAGAAGGCCACGTTGGCCATTCGCCCGACTGCGGCTACGTGGAAGAAGGTCTCCGCTACGGACTCGGCTTCCACCAAGCATTACATGACGTGGACCTCATACACCGAATACGCCACGCTCGTCCAGTCGGCCACCAACTCGTTGAACTTCACGGTTACCGAAACCGTGCCGGCCCGCGTGAGCGGTGATTTGAAGGCCCTGGACGGCGGATCGCTGGGCTCGGCCTCCGATGACGAGACCGGCGGCCAGCTCATTTGGCGAGCCTTCTGGACCAAGGATTCCGCCAAGGCCAGCGACCTCGGCACCTTCGAAATCGTGGACGGCAAGGACCTGAGCTACAACAACCAGTCCTCCAACCCGAACACCACCGGCGCACTGGTCTCTGAAGCGTTTGCCTCCGCCAACAACCTGAAGGTGGGCGATACGCTCGAGGTGGCGGCCGCCTCGGACGCCAAGACCACGGCCAAACTCAAGGTGCGCGGCATCTACAAGTACACATCCGAATCCGCCGTCGCCAATCCGGTGACGGCCGCCCGCAACCGCGAGAACGCGATCTTCACCAACTATCAGACCTTCGCCAAGGCCGGACTCGACCCACAGTCCACCGACAAGACCGTCTCCGGCTGGGCAGTCCCGGATCTGGACGTGGTGTTCGACGCCGGTGATTCCGCTACATACAAGTCCTTGGTATCCACCCTCAAGAAGTCCAAGCTGCCCGCCAAGGGTTACGAGTTCTCTTCCCCCTCGCTGGAATCCTACAACGCTTCTCTGGAGCCGCTGGATACGCTATCCTCGCGCGCGAAGACCGGCACCATTGTGTTGGTTGCCGTGGGCGGCGTGCTGTTGCTCATCCTCGTGCTGTCGGGCGTGTGGGCGTCCAAGCGTGACGACGAGATCGGCATGGCACTGGTGTCCGGCGTCACTCGCGGGCGTTTGGGATGGCAGTTCATGCTGGAAGTGTTCATCGTCACCCTGCCCTTCTACGTGATTGGTCTGGTCGGAGGCGCGTTCGCCGCCAAGCCGATCGGACCTGCTCTGGCATCCGGCCATGCCATCCCGGTGACATCGGACCTGATTTGGACCATGGTCTGGTATGGACTGGGTTCAATCCTGATCCTGGCGATTCTTGCCGCCCTGCGCCTTGCGTTCTTCAGCGCGAACAAACTGTTCGCCGCCGATGGCGACTGGGGCACCGTGAGCGAGACCAACAAGACGACCACCACAACCGACGATGCGGAGGCACAGGCATGA
- a CDS encoding Fic family protein: MRSFDYIESGKTLLTPHTTSLLAAIHEAKGRQSIQTTIRPDILGTLVAVARIQSTDASNRIEGISTSDSRLNDLVSEKVTPRNRNEEEIAGYRDALSVIHESHDYIPITPNVILQLHRDLFRHTPLTFAGHFKDSDNVIIERDAHGTSTVRFAPPSALVTPELIERACSAYTQAIRDGHTDPLLAIAMFILDFTCIHPFNDGNGRMSRLLTLLMLYRNGYMVGKYISIEHLIEQSKRTYYEAMTASTQGWDDNANDYAPFTNYLLGIILSACKEFDERINLAAGGRAQGAPRVATKGTRIEALLDQSLVPLSKADILARMPDTSTTTIERTLKSLLDSGTIIKIGAGRSTRYVKRR; this comes from the coding sequence ATGAGATCATTTGACTACATCGAATCAGGTAAGACGTTGCTCACCCCGCACACCACGAGTTTGCTTGCCGCTATTCACGAGGCAAAAGGGCGTCAAAGCATACAGACAACGATCAGACCGGATATATTGGGGACGCTGGTTGCCGTCGCGCGCATCCAAAGCACAGATGCCTCAAACCGCATCGAAGGTATTTCTACCAGCGATAGCAGGCTCAACGATCTCGTCTCGGAGAAAGTCACACCGCGCAATCGCAATGAAGAAGAAATTGCCGGTTACCGTGACGCGCTATCGGTTATTCACGAAAGCCACGACTATATTCCGATTACCCCGAACGTCATTCTTCAACTGCACCGCGACCTCTTCCGACACACACCACTGACCTTTGCGGGGCATTTCAAGGACAGTGACAACGTCATCATCGAACGAGATGCACACGGGACCAGCACCGTGCGATTCGCCCCACCGTCCGCACTTGTCACACCGGAACTGATCGAACGCGCGTGTTCCGCCTACACGCAAGCAATCCGAGATGGACATACCGATCCATTGCTTGCCATCGCCATGTTCATTCTCGATTTCACCTGCATACATCCGTTCAATGACGGCAACGGCCGCATGAGTCGGCTACTCACGCTCCTGATGTTGTACCGCAATGGCTATATGGTCGGCAAATACATCAGTATCGAACACCTTATCGAGCAAAGTAAACGCACTTATTATGAGGCGATGACCGCAAGCACCCAAGGATGGGACGACAACGCCAATGATTATGCGCCATTCACGAACTACCTGCTTGGCATCATACTGTCCGCGTGCAAGGAATTCGACGAACGCATCAATCTCGCGGCAGGCGGCAGAGCGCAGGGAGCACCGCGAGTAGCCACCAAGGGAACGCGGATTGAAGCACTGCTTGATCAATCCCTAGTGCCACTCTCCAAGGCCGATATTCTCGCTCGCATGCCCGATACCAGCACCACCACCATTGAGCGCACGCTGAAATCACTGTTGGACTCCGGTACGATCATCAAAATCGGTGCTGGTCGCAGCACCCGCTATGTGAAACGCCGCTAA
- a CDS encoding KUP/HAK/KT family potassium transporter — MAESNQRTARAQKASKAQKAQSGAAKAKARQEEEALLRADTFTNAPKVSRRTLTKEEREALAKQREAETKEAEKIASAWSKGGLGRWWARLQSSPDKVTWGMAIVALGVVYGDIGTSPLYTAQTFLAGQGGLGSVDREAVLGMLSLVFWSITLITTVKYVLIAMRIDNNGEGGIFALYSLIRKYGAWLAIPAMLGGAAFLADSVLTPAVSISSAVEGLQTLPPLEGLFDENPSLTLMITVVIIVILFSVQSRGTESIGKVFGSMVLVWFGFLAIVGVTNLSNDWSVFEALNPVYGIKFLFSPNNAAGIALMGTVFLSTTGAEALYSDMGHVGRGNIYFTWPFIKVALVLNYFGQGAWMLANSDNPQYTAMESLNPFFQMMSPNVRYLAVILSVSAGVIASQALITGAFTMVSEATRLNWMPHLQVRYPARTRGQLYIPVVNGVLCISTLAVLAIFKDSEHISAAYGLALTITMITTTVLLGVHLWHSGKRVGAIVFTVLFLAIQAMFFIASMAKFLHGGWFTMLLTAAILFVMYTWNEGTKLERAQRRHMRPNDFLPALDKLHSDFRIPYFADNIVYLTSDSETKRLDTDIFFSIFADHPKRARAWWAVSVETTDEPFTREYSVEDFGTNYIYRVRFRLGFKVSQSIPAYIHQIMHDLSKTGELPKQKSIYPKVDADPDIGTIRYVLIHKALMPESKVSARGALSLQAKYAIRHMAGSPVKWFGLAPYNPLVEVQPLFVSTRRPPRLKRTDTAKTIPTPTPTRAVADPAAVPDPMDTTSGLGRLVQELDAAVSAEARKTAEAAAADAPAEQGDKGDKGKAENGKPAAKPQRSAKQKR, encoded by the coding sequence ATGGCTGAGTCGAACCAAAGGACCGCACGTGCCCAAAAAGCCTCAAAGGCCCAGAAAGCCCAGTCTGGTGCCGCCAAAGCCAAGGCCCGACAGGAAGAAGAAGCACTGCTGAGGGCCGACACCTTTACCAACGCTCCCAAGGTGTCCCGCCGCACTCTCACCAAGGAGGAGCGCGAGGCACTCGCCAAGCAGAGGGAAGCTGAAACCAAAGAAGCCGAGAAAATCGCCAGCGCATGGTCGAAAGGCGGCCTCGGTCGATGGTGGGCCCGCCTGCAATCCAGCCCAGACAAGGTCACCTGGGGCATGGCAATCGTGGCGCTCGGCGTGGTGTACGGCGACATCGGCACCTCGCCCTTGTACACCGCGCAGACCTTCCTTGCCGGTCAGGGAGGGCTTGGCAGCGTAGACCGAGAGGCCGTGCTCGGCATGCTGTCGCTGGTCTTCTGGTCGATTACGCTGATCACTACCGTCAAATATGTGCTCATCGCCATGCGCATCGACAACAATGGCGAAGGCGGCATCTTCGCACTGTACTCGTTGATTCGCAAGTACGGCGCATGGCTCGCGATTCCCGCCATGCTCGGCGGCGCGGCATTCCTCGCGGATTCGGTACTTACCCCGGCGGTTTCCATCAGTTCCGCAGTCGAAGGCTTGCAGACCCTGCCGCCATTGGAAGGGTTGTTCGACGAAAACCCAAGCCTGACCCTGATGATCACCGTCGTGATCATCGTGATTCTCTTCTCCGTGCAGTCGCGCGGCACCGAAAGCATCGGCAAAGTATTCGGCTCGATGGTGCTGGTCTGGTTCGGCTTCCTCGCCATCGTGGGCGTCACGAATCTCTCTAACGACTGGTCTGTGTTCGAGGCCCTGAACCCGGTGTACGGCATCAAATTCCTGTTCAGCCCGAACAATGCTGCCGGCATCGCCCTTATGGGCACCGTGTTCCTCTCGACCACCGGTGCCGAGGCGCTGTACTCCGACATGGGCCACGTGGGGCGCGGCAACATCTACTTCACTTGGCCATTCATCAAGGTTGCGCTGGTGCTCAACTACTTCGGCCAAGGCGCGTGGATGCTGGCCAATAGCGATAACCCGCAATACACTGCGATGGAGTCACTCAACCCGTTCTTCCAGATGATGTCTCCGAACGTACGTTATCTGGCCGTGATTCTGTCTGTTTCGGCCGGCGTGATCGCTTCCCAGGCCCTGATTACCGGCGCGTTCACCATGGTCTCCGAAGCCACCCGCCTCAATTGGATGCCTCATCTGCAGGTGCGGTACCCGGCCCGCACGCGTGGCCAGCTGTACATTCCGGTGGTCAACGGCGTGCTGTGCATCTCCACGCTGGCCGTACTCGCCATCTTCAAGGATTCGGAACACATCTCTGCCGCATATGGACTGGCGTTGACCATTACGATGATCACCACCACCGTGTTGCTCGGCGTCCACCTATGGCATTCCGGCAAGCGGGTCGGTGCCATCGTGTTCACCGTGCTGTTCTTGGCGATTCAGGCTATGTTCTTCATCGCGTCTATGGCCAAATTCCTGCATGGTGGTTGGTTCACCATGTTGCTGACCGCCGCGATTCTGTTCGTCATGTACACGTGGAATGAGGGCACCAAGCTCGAACGTGCGCAACGCCGTCACATGCGGCCCAACGACTTCCTACCCGCGCTCGACAAGCTGCACAGTGATTTCCGCATCCCGTATTTTGCGGACAACATCGTGTACCTGACCTCCGACTCGGAGACCAAGCGACTCGACACGGACATCTTCTTCTCCATCTTCGCCGACCACCCCAAGCGCGCCCGTGCTTGGTGGGCAGTCAGCGTGGAAACCACCGACGAGCCGTTCACCCGTGAATACTCGGTGGAGGACTTCGGCACGAACTACATCTACCGCGTGCGCTTCCGTCTGGGATTCAAGGTTTCGCAGTCCATCCCGGCGTACATCCACCAGATCATGCACGACCTGTCCAAAACCGGCGAACTGCCTAAGCAGAAGTCGATTTACCCCAAGGTCGACGCCGATCCGGACATCGGCACCATCCGTTACGTGCTGATTCACAAGGCCCTGATGCCGGAATCCAAGGTTTCCGCACGCGGTGCCCTGTCGTTGCAAGCCAAGTACGCAATCCGCCACATGGCCGGCTCGCCGGTTAAGTGGTTCGGTCTGGCACCTTACAACCCGTTGGTCGAGGTGCAGCCGCTGTTCGTCTCCACCCGCCGCCCACCGCGTCTGAAGCGCACCGATACGGCCAAGACCATCCCGACGCCCACGCCGACTCGTGCAGTGGCCGACCCGGCCGCCGTCCCTGACCCGATGGACACCACGTCCGGGCTTGGGCGATTGGTACAGGAGCTCGATGCCGCCGTATCGGCCGAGGCGCGGAAGACCGCTGAGGCCGCTGCCGCCGATGCGCCCGCTGAGCAGGGCGATAAGGGCGATAAGGGCAAGGCCGAGAACGGCAAACCCGCCGCCAAGCCTCAGCGCTCCGCCAAACAGAAGCGATAA
- a CDS encoding ABC transporter ATP-binding protein — MAQRNTYREDEELEEQINFRDILRVGKYLKPYMAQVARILVVVISMSCIVVAVPYLTKIMIDEAIPNKDLGKLGILAVILAALIVLYEFGLRYRTVAITRVGQLMLKDMRRDIFTHIQTLPFSYFDSRPHGKILIRVVNYVNTLSDTLSSGLINVISDVFTFVITLIVMFVIDWQLALWSLILFPVLIIWVRVLQIFQRRAFQKLSNKQSNLNAYIHESIAGVKTTQTFAQEQAQFRTFQEQQGEVRSAWMHAVHIQFLMWPGVQTISVMTISFIYFVGVMGFGGVNVTTGVLIAFVGYANNFWNPVINIGNFYNQLITCSAYLERIFETLDVTPEIRNKPDAADLPQIRGRVDFNDVVFRYEKDGRNILNLVDFHVEPGRTIALVGPTGAGKTTIINLLSRFYDVSEGSVTIDGYDVRDVTLASLRRQMGVMLQDTFIFSGNVRENIRYGKLDATDEEIEAAAKAVHAHEFIMELPDGYDTVVEERGSTLSAGQRQLIAFARVLLADPRILILDEATSNIDTRTEEALQAGLQHLLKGRTSFIIAHRLSTIENADEIFYIDHGQIVEHGSHAQLLAAKGAYYRLYESQYAMIRVASGAPEE, encoded by the coding sequence ATGGCACAACGCAATACATACCGCGAGGATGAGGAACTCGAGGAGCAGATCAACTTCCGGGACATCCTGCGCGTCGGCAAATATCTCAAACCGTATATGGCACAGGTGGCGCGCATTCTCGTCGTCGTCATCTCGATGAGCTGCATCGTCGTCGCCGTGCCGTACCTGACCAAGATCATGATCGACGAGGCGATCCCGAACAAGGACCTCGGCAAGCTCGGCATCCTCGCCGTGATCCTCGCCGCGCTGATCGTGCTGTACGAGTTCGGGCTGCGCTACCGCACGGTGGCGATCACGCGCGTCGGCCAGCTCATGCTCAAGGACATGCGCCGCGATATCTTCACGCATATCCAGACGCTGCCCTTCAGCTACTTCGATTCGCGCCCGCACGGCAAGATCCTGATCCGCGTGGTCAACTATGTGAACACGCTTTCGGACACGCTGAGCTCCGGTCTGATCAACGTGATCTCCGACGTGTTCACCTTCGTGATCACGCTGATCGTGATGTTCGTGATCGACTGGCAGCTGGCCCTGTGGAGCCTGATCCTGTTCCCGGTGCTCATCATCTGGGTGCGCGTGCTGCAGATCTTCCAGCGGCGCGCCTTCCAGAAGCTCTCCAACAAGCAGAGCAACCTGAACGCCTACATCCACGAGTCGATCGCCGGCGTGAAGACCACGCAGACCTTCGCACAGGAGCAGGCCCAGTTCAGGACCTTCCAGGAACAGCAGGGCGAGGTGCGTTCCGCGTGGATGCACGCCGTGCACATCCAGTTCCTCATGTGGCCGGGCGTGCAGACCATCTCCGTGATGACCATCTCGTTCATCTACTTCGTCGGCGTGATGGGCTTCGGGGGCGTGAACGTGACCACCGGCGTGCTCATCGCGTTCGTCGGCTACGCGAACAACTTCTGGAATCCGGTGATCAACATCGGCAACTTCTACAACCAGCTCATCACCTGCTCGGCGTACCTCGAGCGCATCTTCGAGACGCTCGACGTCACGCCGGAGATCCGCAACAAGCCCGACGCGGCGGACCTGCCGCAGATCCGCGGGCGCGTCGACTTCAACGACGTGGTGTTCCGCTACGAGAAGGACGGCCGCAACATCCTCAACCTCGTGGACTTCCACGTCGAACCGGGGCGCACAATCGCGCTGGTCGGCCCGACGGGCGCCGGCAAGACGACGATCATCAACCTGCTGTCGCGCTTCTACGACGTGTCCGAGGGCTCGGTGACGATCGACGGCTACGACGTGCGCGACGTGACGCTCGCATCGCTGCGCCGGCAGATGGGCGTGATGCTGCAGGACACCTTCATCTTCTCCGGCAACGTGCGCGAGAACATCCGCTACGGCAAGCTCGACGCCACCGACGAGGAAATCGAGGCGGCGGCGAAGGCCGTGCACGCGCACGAGTTCATCATGGAACTGCCCGACGGGTACGACACGGTGGTGGAGGAGCGCGGATCGACCCTGTCGGCCGGCCAGCGCCAGCTCATCGCCTTCGCGCGCGTGCTGCTCGCCGACCCGCGTATCCTGATCCTGGACGAGGCGACGAGCAACATCGACACGCGCACCGAGGAGGCGCTGCAGGCCGGCCTGCAGCATCTGCTCAAGGGGCGCACGAGCTTCATCATCGCGCACCGCCTGTCGACGATCGAGAACGCGGACGAGATCTTCTACATCGATCACGGCCAGATCGTCGAGCACGGCTCGCACGCGCAGCTGCTCGCCGCCAAGGGCGCGTACTACCGCCTCTACGAGTCCCAGTACGCGATGATTCGCGTGGCCAGCGGAGCGCCGGAAGAGTGA
- a CDS encoding HD domain-containing protein has translation MTGYIPTLEQIDELHRKIAPSKAAYELVHTHCVIVATIGCQIVRRQNALFTRRCTLPKDAEVPPTAGVTGGHVPPRLLDEHLVLIGGLLHDIGTYRVFKHDGSDGEPLKFSKKRYILHGLKGYEYLLDEGVDESIAQFCRNHTGVGLTREDVVRQELPLPPADYVPMNLEQEVVMYADKFHSKSVPPKFLQVEAYTARAERFGGENKQRWLDLVAKYGVPDIPALAEKYGMRMI, from the coding sequence ATGACCGGATATATTCCCACACTGGAGCAGATCGACGAGTTGCACCGCAAAATCGCGCCGTCCAAGGCGGCGTACGAGCTGGTGCACACGCATTGCGTGATTGTAGCGACCATCGGCTGCCAGATCGTGCGCCGGCAGAACGCGCTGTTCACGCGCCGCTGCACATTACCGAAGGACGCGGAGGTACCGCCCACCGCAGGCGTCACCGGCGGCCATGTGCCGCCGCGTCTGCTCGACGAGCATTTGGTACTCATCGGCGGACTGCTGCATGACATCGGCACCTACCGCGTGTTCAAGCATGACGGCTCTGACGGCGAACCGCTCAAATTCAGCAAGAAACGCTACATTCTGCACGGTCTTAAGGGCTACGAGTATCTGCTCGACGAGGGCGTGGACGAGTCCATCGCCCAGTTCTGCCGCAACCATACCGGCGTGGGACTTACGCGCGAGGATGTGGTGCGCCAGGAGCTGCCGTTGCCACCAGCCGACTATGTGCCGATGAATCTCGAGCAGGAAGTGGTGATGTACGCCGACAAGTTCCATAGCAAGTCAGTGCCGCCGAAGTTCCTGCAGGTCGAGGCGTATACGGCCCGAGCCGAGCGATTTGGCGGAGAGAACAAACAGCGATGGCTGGATCTGGTAGCCAAGTATGGCGTGCCGGATATTCCGGCGTTGGCGGAGAAGTATGGGATGCGGATGATTTGA
- a CDS encoding ATP-binding cassette domain-containing protein: MSDRNNDQELEKTTDATADEVTSETETNDTIESVPADSVQFSVTFDDVDDEGTVDDGIYSALASAETGETDETSEAEADAIASVNASAEVTERNAARVNETLRLAKTDHKDALAEHAEPQGKASEPTMTLASRIDRVLVGGGSDDILLKTYPTFALNKVTVAGPKGKVNILDGANFFCYSGHAYALLISDDPDSGITADAKRRALMGVMSGLATPASGTVMNKSANIVELEPVELRGHRLGIVPQLHAVQPKLDAEQNVLYAMNASNRNFLKPKPVIARELLAKVGFSEATSGVAVGTLPLVQQRLVAIARAISTEAEVLILDEPTRGLNADDEVTVFAALAKLAHTGDPKHCVIVLTASREIAEAADTLFEI, encoded by the coding sequence ATGAGCGACAGGAACAACGATCAGGAACTCGAGAAGACCACTGACGCAACGGCTGACGAAGTGACTTCTGAGACTGAGACGAACGACACCATTGAATCCGTTCCAGCTGACTCCGTGCAGTTCAGCGTGACCTTCGATGACGTTGATGACGAAGGCACTGTTGACGATGGTATTTACAGCGCACTGGCATCTGCCGAAACCGGAGAAACCGACGAGACCAGCGAGGCCGAAGCAGACGCCATCGCTTCGGTCAACGCATCCGCCGAAGTGACCGAGCGCAATGCCGCCCGCGTCAACGAAACACTCCGACTGGCCAAAACCGATCACAAAGACGCATTGGCCGAGCATGCGGAGCCTCAGGGCAAAGCGTCCGAACCCACCATGACGCTGGCCTCGCGTATCGATCGCGTGTTGGTGGGCGGCGGTTCCGACGACATTCTGCTCAAGACCTACCCGACCTTTGCCCTGAACAAGGTGACGGTCGCCGGCCCCAAGGGCAAGGTCAACATCCTCGATGGCGCGAATTTCTTCTGCTATTCCGGACACGCATACGCGCTGCTGATCAGCGACGACCCCGATTCGGGCATCACCGCCGACGCCAAACGTCGCGCGCTGATGGGCGTGATGAGCGGTTTGGCCACGCCGGCGTCTGGCACGGTGATGAACAAGAGCGCCAACATTGTTGAGCTCGAGCCCGTGGAACTGCGCGGCCACCGTCTGGGCATCGTACCGCAGCTGCACGCCGTGCAGCCGAAGCTCGACGCCGAACAAAACGTGCTGTACGCCATGAATGCGTCCAACCGCAACTTCCTGAAGCCCAAGCCGGTGATCGCCCGCGAACTGCTGGCCAAGGTCGGCTTCTCTGAGGCCACCAGCGGCGTGGCTGTCGGCACATTGCCTTTGGTGCAGCAGCGTTTGGTGGCCATCGCCCGTGCAATCAGCACCGAGGCCGAGGTGCTGATCCTCGACGAGCCGACACGAGGGCTGAACGCGGATGACGAGGTGACCGTGTTCGCCGCGCTGGCCAAGCTGGCGCACACCGGTGACCCGAAGCACTGCGTTATCGTGCTCACTGCGTCGCGCGAGATCGCCGAAGCAGCCGACACACTCTTCGAAATCTGA
- a CDS encoding class II glutamine amidotransferase, with the protein MCRLLGYATAGFNLSLNAVLGQDNVEDFRELSEIHNDGWGVAQLSDPAEAPHVRDGGAPTPETGTRIYKSTIAARHDSTFEALADEPSRGAIWHLRLASSNLPLIMENQHPFYANGLSFIHNGDISDANGRNIVTNRSYPVNHSVFLSTGGRSDSAIFFAVILEYIGFGFSLDEAVAQAVRELRQAYPKSSYNCMIQSEDQLIALCAAGREKTSPRIVEIYDEYGRGEQAADYRVMRYRELRDDNGDSAGVVVSSSGYKQEGWNVLENDQMIIVSNRNGTYRLRSI; encoded by the coding sequence ATGTGCAGATTACTGGGATACGCGACGGCAGGCTTCAACCTGAGTCTCAACGCTGTGTTGGGGCAAGACAATGTCGAGGATTTCCGTGAACTGTCTGAAATCCACAATGATGGCTGGGGTGTAGCCCAGCTTTCCGATCCTGCCGAAGCACCGCACGTGCGCGACGGTGGCGCACCCACCCCGGAAACCGGCACCCGAATCTACAAGTCGACCATCGCGGCCCGTCATGACAGCACGTTTGAGGCGCTGGCCGACGAACCGTCTCGCGGTGCCATCTGGCACCTGCGCTTGGCAAGTTCCAATCTGCCGCTCATCATGGAGAACCAGCACCCGTTCTATGCGAACGGCCTGAGCTTCATCCACAACGGCGATATCTCGGACGCCAATGGCCGCAACATCGTCACCAACCGCTCATACCCGGTGAACCACAGCGTGTTCCTCTCCACCGGCGGCCGTTCCGACTCCGCCATCTTCTTCGCGGTGATTCTGGAATACATCGGCTTCGGCTTCTCGCTCGACGAGGCCGTGGCCCAGGCCGTGCGCGAACTGCGCCAAGCCTACCCGAAGTCCAGCTACAACTGCATGATTCAGTCCGAGGACCAGCTCATCGCCCTGTGCGCCGCCGGTCGTGAGAAGACCAGCCCGCGCATCGTGGAAATCTACGATGAGTACGGCCGTGGCGAGCAGGCCGCCGACTACCGTGTGATGCGCTACCGTGAGCTGCGCGACGACAACGGCGACTCCGCCGGTGTCGTGGTCTCCTCTTCCGGCTACAAGCAGGAAGGCTGGAACGTGCTGGAGAACGACCAGATGATCATCGTCTCCAACCGCAACGGCACCTACCGTCTCCGTTCCATCTGA
- a CDS encoding TatD family hydrolase: MSKHHHRDRSWAPAPEALPDDAQTIDNHTHVASVIPFARAMSHEAQEKGQPEVPVYDVDQLLAQAQSVGIGGIIDCGCELPHLMTAVQMALDHPGNVHAALAIHPNESVLHGHRGVPGPDGLPLKYKPYHDTSFEDALAEVHRLATTYPEQVVAIGETGMDLFRTGEGAKELQREAFRAHIALAKELGLPMQIHDRDSHREVIETLLADGAPERTVFHSYSGDREMAEIAREHGWYLSFSGTVSYKGNDGIRESLRIVGLDHAMVETDAPYLTPMPYRGRTNAPYMIPYTLRAMADTLDLPIADVARGTRDTARAVYGL; the protein is encoded by the coding sequence ATGAGCAAGCACCACCATCGCGACCGTAGCTGGGCTCCGGCACCTGAAGCATTGCCGGACGATGCCCAGACCATCGACAACCACACTCACGTGGCCTCCGTAATCCCTTTCGCGCGCGCTATGAGCCATGAGGCGCAGGAGAAGGGACAGCCCGAAGTCCCGGTGTACGACGTCGACCAATTGCTGGCGCAGGCGCAATCTGTCGGCATTGGGGGTATTATCGACTGCGGTTGCGAGCTGCCGCACCTGATGACCGCCGTCCAGATGGCCCTCGATCATCCGGGTAATGTGCACGCGGCGCTCGCAATACACCCCAATGAGTCCGTGCTCCACGGGCATCGCGGTGTGCCGGGGCCGGATGGTCTGCCCCTCAAATACAAGCCTTACCATGACACGTCTTTCGAGGACGCGCTCGCCGAAGTACATCGCCTCGCCACCACATACCCCGAGCAAGTGGTGGCTATCGGCGAGACCGGCATGGACCTCTTCCGCACCGGCGAAGGTGCCAAGGAACTGCAGCGCGAGGCTTTCCGCGCGCATATTGCCCTGGCCAAGGAACTGGGCCTGCCCATGCAGATTCACGACCGCGACTCCCATCGCGAGGTCATCGAAACCCTGCTGGCCGACGGCGCGCCCGAACGCACCGTATTCCACTCGTATTCCGGCGACCGTGAGATGGCCGAGATCGCGCGCGAACATGGCTGGTATCTGAGCTTCTCCGGCACCGTGAGCTACAAAGGCAATGACGGTATCCGCGAATCGCTACGGATTGTGGGGCTGGACCATGCGATGGTCGAAACCGACGCGCCGTATCTGACGCCCATGCCGTATCGTGGCCGCACCAACGCGCCGTACATGATTCCCTACACCTTGCGGGCCATGGCCGATACGCTCGACTTGCCCATCGCGGATGTGGCGCGCGGCACCCGCGATACCGCCCGCGCCGTATACGGACTGTGA